A genome region from Bacteroidales bacterium includes the following:
- the tsaD gene encoding tRNA (adenosine(37)-N6)-threonylcarbamoyltransferase complex transferase subunit TsaD translates to MSIIILGIESSCDDTSAAVIRDGVLLSNVIASQAVHESYGGVVPELASRAHQQNIVPVVSEAIKRSGLQKEDISAIAFTRGPGLMGSLLVGNSFAKGFALSLGIPLVDVNHLQAHVLAHFIKETPDQDTAPKYPFLCLLVSGGNSQIIKVEAYNKMEVIGQTIDDAAGEAFDKCAKVMGLGYPGGPIIDKLAKEGDPKKFIFNKPHIADLNYSFSGLKTSFLYLLRDELAKDADFIEKNKSDLAASLQTTIVEILMDKLRKAVKQTGIKEVAVAGGVSANSAVREAFSLHAKKYGWNVYLPKFSFTTDNAAMVAITGYYKFIDGEYCDIDAPSFSRVEI, encoded by the coding sequence ATGAGTATAATAATATTGGGCATAGAATCATCATGCGATGACACCTCTGCGGCGGTAATACGCGATGGAGTTTTGTTGTCAAATGTAATCGCAAGTCAAGCAGTTCACGAGTCATACGGAGGAGTAGTTCCCGAGTTGGCATCAAGAGCACATCAACAAAATATAGTTCCTGTTGTATCTGAGGCAATTAAGCGAAGCGGATTGCAAAAAGAGGATATATCGGCAATAGCATTTACAAGAGGTCCGGGTTTGATGGGCTCGCTTTTAGTTGGTAACTCTTTTGCTAAAGGATTTGCTCTGTCATTGGGTATTCCTCTTGTAGATGTTAACCATTTACAAGCACATGTTTTGGCTCACTTTATAAAAGAGACACCCGATCAGGATACAGCGCCCAAATACCCATTTTTATGTCTGTTGGTATCAGGAGGAAACTCTCAGATAATAAAAGTGGAGGCATATAATAAAATGGAGGTAATAGGTCAAACCATCGATGATGCCGCAGGAGAGGCATTTGACAAATGTGCAAAAGTTATGGGGCTGGGTTATCCCGGAGGACCAATAATTGACAAGTTGGCAAAAGAGGGAGATCCTAAAAAGTTTATCTTCAATAAACCGCACATTGCCGATTTGAATTATAGTTTTAGTGGATTAAAAACATCGTTCTTGTATCTATTACGTGATGAATTGGCAAAAGATGCCGATTTTATCGAAAAAAACAAGAGTGATTTAGCGGCATCATTGCAAACAACCATAGTAGAGATATTAATGGATAAACTCCGTAAGGCAGTAAAGCAAACAGGAATAAAAGAGGTTGCCGTTGCAGGAGGCGTATCGGCAAACTCAGCAGTAAGAGAAGCGTTTTCTCTTCATGCAAAAAAATATGGATGGAATGTATATCTTCCCAAATTCTCGTTTACAACAGACAATGCTGCAATGGTGGCAATAACAGGATATTATAAATTTATCGATGGAGAGTATTGTGATATAGATGCACCATCGTTTTCACGAGTAGAGATATAA
- a CDS encoding M48 family metallopeptidase yields the protein MSSTTLLIIIVAITIAEYLVSEWLSYRNQKAATLQIPPQLEGLYDADKYAKQQSYFRTNNRFSLITSTFTTILMVVLLFTQTFGTIYNYCLTITTNSIGVTLIYFAILFLVYDMLMLPFQIYDTFVIEERFGFNKTTPKTFIADKIKSLILLAVLGGGLISLIVWLYTLLGTNFWWAAFLVSIGVSLIMNLFYSQIIVPLFNKQTPLPEGELRDEIERFGQKAGFEITNIYVINGSKRSTKANAYFSGMGKKKRIVLYDTLIDELTTQEIVAVLAHEIGHYKKRHTLQNFILAGVTMLIQLYVLSLTLTSTTMAEAMGVATPAFALSLIAFGILYTPIDMVTSLFMNSVSRRAEYQADNFAAKYGLGEELISALKKISVKSLSNLTPDKLYVKFYYSHPTLLQRILAIKKD from the coding sequence ATGAGTAGCACAACACTATTAATCATAATCGTAGCAATAACCATTGCCGAATATTTAGTATCGGAGTGGTTGTCATATCGTAATCAAAAAGCGGCAACATTGCAAATACCGCCACAGTTAGAAGGTTTGTATGATGCAGATAAGTATGCCAAGCAACAAAGTTATTTTAGAACAAACAACCGATTTTCTTTGATAACATCAACATTCACAACCATACTGATGGTAGTGCTGTTATTTACTCAAACATTTGGAACAATATACAATTATTGTTTGACCATAACAACCAATTCTATAGGAGTTACACTTATATACTTTGCTATTCTCTTTTTGGTATATGATATGTTAATGTTGCCATTTCAAATTTACGATACATTCGTAATAGAGGAGCGTTTTGGTTTCAATAAAACCACACCAAAAACATTTATTGCAGACAAGATAAAATCGTTAATATTACTTGCTGTGTTAGGCGGAGGATTAATATCCCTTATAGTGTGGTTATACACCCTTTTGGGAACAAACTTTTGGTGGGCAGCATTCTTGGTATCAATTGGAGTATCATTGATTATGAATCTATTCTATTCACAAATAATAGTACCATTGTTTAATAAGCAAACACCATTGCCTGAGGGCGAATTACGCGATGAAATCGAAAGATTTGGACAAAAAGCAGGGTTTGAGATAACCAATATATATGTAATAAATGGATCAAAACGCTCAACCAAAGCAAATGCCTATTTCTCTGGTATGGGTAAAAAGAAAAGAATAGTGCTTTATGATACACTAATAGATGAACTTACAACGCAAGAGATAGTAGCAGTATTGGCACACGAAATAGGGCACTATAAGAAACGTCACACGTTGCAAAATTTTATACTCGCAGGAGTAACAATGCTTATACAATTATATGTATTGTCACTAACCCTAACAAGCACAACAATGGCAGAGGCAATGGGAGTAGCAACACCAGCATTTGCACTCTCACTCATTGCATTTGGCATATTATATACACCAATAGATATGGTAACAAGTCTGTTTATGAACAGTGTATCGCGTAGAGCAGAGTATCAGGCCGATAATTTTGCTGCGAAGTATGGATTGGGAGAGGAGTTGATATCAGCACTCAAAAAAATCTCGGTAAAATCGTTGAGTAACCTTACTCCCGATAAACTATACGTTAAGTTCTACTATTCGCATCCAACGCTCTTACAAAGAATATTAGCAATAAAAAAGGATTAG